The following proteins are encoded in a genomic region of Natrinema sp. DC36:
- a CDS encoding glycosyl hydrolase family 18 protein produces the protein MELNRSATIGITALLITSLFGGAAVSAATESGLTADFSVRDDTIETGERVGFMAEPETTNTWVTDLEWSFDDGATKRGWWQTHRFSEPGNHTISLTVTDNTGATDTTTVTVVVSGPGDETNTDSGTNSDTDSTAETDNETALESEYETWDETEVYRHGDRVVWNEQIWEAQWWSQGDTPDNARVWERVSDPGANDTETVDETSDTDRSQDGTETDGTDESSDTNDTDQTDETDTQTDTSGEQPNRTETGESSEDMRIVGYYTSWSVYDRNYTPSDVPLDKVTHMNYAFMDVEADGTVSYGDASADPQNLAEFRDLKAQHPNTTMQLSIGGWSLSTHFSDAAATQENRERFAETSVDLMQKYDFDGVDIDWEYPDGGGAADNSERPDDPENYVLLLEAVRQELDAAEQADGREYELSIAGATDPHKTAALDVPGIAAQVDYVSVMNYDYTGTWDSQTNHNSKLFSASDDPSPDRFNAAAGMQGWVDEGMPKDKLVFGAAFFGWGFDGVPDQNNGLYQSFDGAADVGWSESGATDYQYVSELLESDSSYEQYWDDEAKVPYVYSARDNVFITYENPKSIANKVEYVVENGYGGMMFWEFYGDREEVLIDEISNTLNDR, from the coding sequence ATGGAACTGAACCGTTCTGCTACTATCGGCATCACCGCGTTACTGATAACGTCGCTGTTTGGCGGTGCAGCAGTCTCAGCAGCGACGGAAAGTGGCCTAACAGCCGACTTCTCCGTGCGCGATGATACGATTGAAACCGGCGAACGAGTCGGCTTTATGGCCGAACCCGAAACGACGAACACGTGGGTGACCGATCTCGAGTGGTCGTTCGACGATGGGGCGACGAAGCGCGGTTGGTGGCAAACCCACCGATTTAGCGAACCCGGGAACCATACTATCTCGTTAACCGTAACTGACAACACTGGCGCTACGGACACTACTACGGTGACGGTTGTTGTCTCAGGTCCGGGAGACGAGACGAACACAGATAGCGGGACCAACAGCGACACCGATTCGACAGCCGAGACGGACAACGAAACCGCGCTCGAGTCGGAGTACGAGACGTGGGACGAAACCGAAGTCTACCGTCACGGTGACCGGGTCGTCTGGAACGAGCAGATCTGGGAAGCTCAGTGGTGGAGCCAAGGCGACACCCCTGACAACGCCCGCGTCTGGGAACGCGTCTCGGATCCTGGCGCCAACGATACTGAGACCGTCGACGAAACGAGCGATACCGACCGGTCACAGGACGGTACCGAAACCGACGGAACTGACGAATCATCCGACACCAACGACACCGATCAGACCGACGAGACGGATACTCAAACGGACACCAGTGGCGAGCAACCCAATCGTACGGAGACAGGAGAGTCATCCGAAGACATGCGTATCGTCGGATATTACACGAGCTGGTCGGTTTACGACCGCAACTACACGCCGAGTGACGTTCCGCTCGACAAGGTGACCCACATGAACTACGCGTTCATGGATGTCGAAGCCGACGGGACGGTGAGCTACGGCGACGCGAGCGCAGACCCACAGAACCTGGCCGAGTTCCGCGATCTGAAAGCGCAGCATCCGAACACGACGATGCAGTTGTCGATCGGCGGCTGGTCGTTATCGACTCACTTCTCCGACGCCGCAGCGACTCAGGAGAACCGTGAACGGTTTGCCGAAACGTCGGTCGACCTGATGCAGAAGTATGATTTCGACGGCGTCGATATCGACTGGGAGTACCCCGACGGCGGTGGCGCCGCGGACAACAGTGAACGTCCCGACGATCCCGAGAACTACGTACTGCTTCTGGAAGCGGTCCGTCAGGAACTCGATGCGGCAGAGCAAGCAGACGGTCGGGAGTACGAACTGAGTATCGCCGGCGCGACGGACCCGCACAAAACCGCCGCGCTCGACGTGCCGGGAATCGCTGCCCAAGTCGACTACGTGAGTGTCATGAACTACGACTACACTGGAACGTGGGACTCGCAGACGAACCACAACAGTAAGCTCTTCTCCGCATCCGACGATCCGTCGCCGGATCGATTCAACGCCGCTGCCGGTATGCAGGGCTGGGTAGACGAGGGGATGCCGAAAGACAAGCTGGTCTTCGGCGCAGCCTTCTTCGGGTGGGGCTTCGACGGCGTCCCGGACCAGAATAACGGCCTCTATCAGTCGTTCGACGGCGCTGCCGACGTCGGCTGGAGCGAATCCGGGGCTACCGACTATCAGTACGTCTCGGAGCTACTCGAGTCGGACTCTTCGTACGAACAATACTGGGACGACGAGGCGAAAGTTCCGTACGTCTATTCCGCTCGCGACAACGTCTTCATCACCTACGAAAACCCCAAATCGATCGCCAACAAAGTCGAGTACGTCGTAGAAAACGGGTACGGTGGCATGATGTTCTGGGAATTCTACGGTGACCGCGAAGAGGTGCTTATCGACGAGATCAGTAATACCCTCAACGACCGGTAA
- a CDS encoding WbqC family protein, which yields MSRTVTAYQPHYYPRLHYFARIKQADIFVIYDDVEFSRRSRQHRTPIDLSDKGWLTIPVRHTSSDVRIDEARIDMSEPWPVDHVKTLRREYGAAVDEFRPFYERLCADFVEIETLRRCRDEIARYAERDLVNECLRLNDELRARRREYQLPELRERKTRLADRITKRRHADPTADIDDLVAESKAVQTKLVEAEAACRSLRERCNRTLVTLAASLPAERDIADVSMARLWNLDGVDPGELMADVRLVDLTVPLLNELLSRLDIESTVVRSSQLPVTHPGDPSAYLARLTDYLGGDNYLTGGVGYENYLDETPFEKRGQTVCVQDWTPTWKDGNVCALDILYDTEQPGAVLA from the coding sequence ATGAGTAGAACGGTTACAGCGTATCAGCCGCACTATTACCCCCGGCTCCATTACTTCGCACGGATAAAACAGGCGGATATTTTTGTTATCTACGACGACGTAGAATTCTCCCGGCGGTCTCGCCAACACAGAACGCCGATCGATCTTTCCGACAAGGGTTGGCTCACGATACCCGTTCGCCATACTAGTAGCGACGTTCGAATCGACGAGGCCCGCATCGATATGTCGGAGCCGTGGCCCGTTGACCACGTCAAGACGCTTCGCCGAGAGTACGGAGCGGCAGTGGACGAGTTTCGGCCCTTCTACGAACGCCTCTGTGCTGACTTCGTCGAAATTGAAACACTCAGACGGTGTCGTGACGAGATCGCTCGATACGCAGAGCGGGACCTCGTAAACGAATGCCTGCGGCTGAACGACGAGTTGCGAGCCCGTCGACGCGAGTATCAGTTACCCGAACTTCGGGAACGGAAGACGCGTCTCGCGGACCGCATCACCAAGAGAAGGCACGCGGACCCGACCGCCGATATCGACGACCTGGTCGCAGAGAGTAAAGCGGTCCAGACGAAATTAGTCGAGGCGGAAGCCGCCTGTCGATCGCTCCGGGAACGGTGCAACAGGACACTCGTTACACTCGCCGCGTCGCTCCCTGCTGAGAGAGATATCGCCGATGTCTCTATGGCTCGCCTCTGGAACCTCGACGGCGTCGACCCCGGTGAACTCATGGCCGACGTGAGACTCGTCGATCTCACCGTTCCGCTGCTGAACGAATTGCTCTCCCGATTGGATATCGAGTCGACGGTCGTCCGTTCCAGCCAGCTTCCGGTCACCCATCCCGGCGATCCGTCGGCGTACCTGGCTCGTCTGACCGACTATCTCGGTGGTGACAACTATCTCACGGGAGGGGTCGGATACGAGAATTATCTCGACGAAACTCCGTTCGAGAAACGCGGACAGACCGTCTGCGTTCAGGACTGGACACCGACCTGGAAGGACGGAAACGTCTGTGCGCTCGATATCCTCTACGATACTGAACAACCAGGTGCAGTCCTCGCCTGA
- a CDS encoding PIG-L family deacetylase, translated as MRVLCVAAHPDDELIGVGGTLIKHVDDGDEVEVLILSDGVMARYEMETGAARERQEERRSRARTIGDLLGFQGVTLLDYWGNQLDDEALIDVIRDIESKLESFRPDVIYTHHYGDLNVDHQIAARAVRTAARPLAGSNVNRILSFESLSSTEWAIPTADTAFQPTVFVDIDEYLDRKMDALSVYEDEIEDSPHPRSTRSIRNNSYLWGEKAGLYAAEPFELLLERRR; from the coding sequence ATGCGTGTGCTCTGTGTGGCCGCACATCCGGACGACGAACTGATCGGTGTCGGTGGGACTCTTATCAAGCACGTCGACGACGGCGACGAGGTTGAGGTGCTGATACTCAGTGACGGCGTCATGGCCCGGTACGAAATGGAGACGGGCGCCGCCAGGGAGCGGCAAGAAGAACGGAGAAGCCGCGCGCGGACGATCGGAGATTTGCTCGGTTTTCAAGGTGTTACTCTCCTCGATTACTGGGGAAACCAACTCGATGACGAGGCGCTCATCGACGTGATTCGGGACATCGAGTCGAAACTCGAATCGTTCCGGCCCGACGTAATCTACACACATCACTACGGAGATCTCAACGTCGATCACCAGATTGCTGCTCGCGCCGTGCGTACCGCGGCGCGCCCGCTCGCCGGGTCGAACGTTAACCGCATTCTCTCGTTCGAGTCGCTGTCGTCCACGGAATGGGCGATCCCCACGGCGGACACTGCATTCCAACCGACGGTGTTCGTCGATATCGACGAATATTTGGACCGAAAGATGGACGCACTTTCGGTTTACGAGGACGAGATCGAGGATTCCCCGCATCCGCGAAGCACCCGAAGCATTCGGAACAACAGCTACCTCTGGGGGGAGAAAGCTGGATTATACGCCGCCGAGCCCTTCGAGTTACTGCTGGAGCGGAGACGGTAG
- a CDS encoding endo-1,4-beta-xylanase yields MTDGDDTDRDVLGTSGETDGAPDRVSRRAILEGLGLGGLTVTAGCAIRQRGNEHRGDNGTVAGGPNGEAGDASADSSWETAADKRIRRHRTAPLEVVVADERGDPIADARVAVEMQRHAFGFGTAVNAAHLVEETDPGDEYRTAITDLFNKAVLENRHKWNFWEIPSHRKSAETATWWLLDRGLELRGHTCIWQRRNQGAIPDDVLQAMNSGDGAYIESRSDEHVSDIVGTHSGAENVTEWDVLNEPVEFHEMTDLIDPDAPSTRAPKIVDWYRIAADADPDARLYVNEYEILVGDNDEQRDALEAIVTYARENNAPLEGIGMQGHHWREEQRRSPSELLSTLDRFAELVPSIQITEYDAWGTEWTEDREAEYLYEFLKTVFSHPVVDGFTMWGFWDAIHWQNNAPLFREDWSRKPAYDVYTGLVFDQWWTQESGRTGSDGRFSTSGFLGDYEITATANGDRKTTSVTLDDPTASETVRIQFESESSSP; encoded by the coding sequence GTGACGGACGGTGACGATACCGATCGAGACGTGCTCGGGACCAGCGGTGAAACCGACGGCGCCCCCGACCGGGTTTCCAGACGCGCTATTCTCGAGGGACTGGGTCTCGGCGGACTGACGGTCACCGCCGGCTGTGCGATTCGCCAGCGGGGAAACGAACACCGCGGCGATAACGGAACGGTAGCAGGAGGTCCCAATGGGGAAGCGGGTGACGCGAGTGCCGACTCGTCCTGGGAAACAGCGGCAGACAAGCGGATCCGACGACATCGAACCGCGCCGCTCGAGGTCGTCGTCGCCGACGAACGGGGGGATCCGATCGCGGACGCACGCGTGGCGGTCGAGATGCAACGCCACGCTTTCGGGTTCGGAACCGCAGTCAACGCAGCGCATCTGGTCGAGGAAACCGATCCCGGTGACGAGTATCGAACGGCGATCACGGACCTGTTCAATAAGGCCGTTCTGGAGAACCGTCACAAGTGGAATTTCTGGGAAATACCGTCCCATCGGAAGTCCGCGGAAACCGCGACCTGGTGGCTTCTCGATCGGGGACTCGAATTACGGGGGCACACCTGTATCTGGCAACGGCGAAACCAGGGTGCGATCCCGGACGACGTCCTTCAGGCGATGAACTCGGGCGACGGCGCATACATCGAATCGCGTAGCGACGAGCACGTCTCGGACATCGTCGGTACCCATAGCGGAGCCGAGAACGTCACCGAGTGGGACGTGTTGAACGAGCCCGTGGAATTCCACGAGATGACCGACCTCATCGATCCGGACGCGCCGTCCACCCGCGCTCCGAAGATCGTCGACTGGTATCGAATCGCGGCGGATGCCGATCCCGATGCCCGTCTCTACGTCAACGAATACGAAATTCTCGTCGGAGACAACGACGAACAACGGGACGCTCTCGAAGCGATCGTCACCTACGCACGGGAAAACAATGCGCCGCTCGAGGGGATCGGTATGCAGGGTCATCACTGGAGGGAAGAGCAGCGACGATCGCCCTCGGAATTGCTCTCGACCCTCGACCGATTCGCCGAGCTCGTTCCGTCGATTCAAATAACCGAATACGACGCGTGGGGGACGGAGTGGACGGAAGATCGCGAGGCGGAATACCTCTACGAGTTCCTGAAGACGGTGTTCAGTCATCCAGTCGTTGACGGCTTTACGATGTGGGGGTTCTGGGACGCGATCCACTGGCAGAATAATGCCCCACTGTTTCGAGAGGATTGGTCGCGAAAGCCGGCCTACGACGTGTATACTGGGTTGGTATTCGATCAGTGGTGGACGCAGGAATCGGGACGAACGGGGTCCGATGGGCGGTTCAGTACCAGCGGATTCCTGGGTGACTACGAGATAACGGCGACTGCCAACGGCGACAGAAAAACGACGTCCGTGACGCTCGATGATCCGACAGCGAGCGAAACTGTCAGGATCCAATTCGAGTCGGAATCATCCTCGCCTTAA